Proteins from one Pagrus major chromosome 1, Pma_NU_1.0 genomic window:
- the LOC141003836 gene encoding B-cell receptor CD22-like, producing MVPDDMTPVIQGQNDWGVTYSSTEICALKGSTVEIRCTYTYPPRIDGCDSTVEETFWFTILQGNVPVDLRTHSGYAGRVEYSCYEKSCTLRITDLRESDSAEYKFRFIIDQEGGRYTGSPGVTLRVTGLQVKTGSSKSYKTHTKSQLSCHSSCLPDQTSYIWYENGRKISKRNFLSGTFYSVNSYSCAVEEHEDVPAPPVCGHGHSCNRVIYTNRRICAFKGSSVNISCMYNSYKPIRSKFWFSPERSHQWQSPSQLEDLREESQYAGRVQVLETTRIRSTLRITDLTESDSAEYRFKFTAGNFEWRSSLPGTTLTVTDLKVQVILSPAGPQLICYSSCLTDRSPFIWYQNDEKILEQTSPSYAGYVNPADSYSCGYEGHRSVPVYAPKLHFVFISPIGDIMRDSSVTLTCSSNANPAAKYTWYKENGDPDLQPLSKEPQLVFSSIQSSDSGEYYCTAENELGRTTKSVFVNVQSAPQASSVSVSPSGEIVEGSSVTLTCSSDANPAAKYTWYKENQEVLQGPEFHFTSMSSEDRGIYSCKSENQYGGINSSSVSIDVQYTPKLPSVSVSPSAEIVEGSSVTLTCSSDANPAAKYTWYKENEDSPKASGQIFTITDFRAKHSGNYYCEAENRRGRHNSTLQLIVVAGAGKSAAIGTITVILLLIVLLAVFIWIRRKKSFTQQSNGDKRPDNGGQVNLSQVSANLSQRQPAEQEGDLHYASVHLSVNQEEALYSNIRPARLHRRTEEEDEEDGVDYTVVKT from the exons ATGGTTCCTGATGATATGACCCCAG TGATACAGGGTCAGAATGACTGGGGAGTGACTTACAGCTCTACTGAGATCTGTGCCTTAAAAGGATCAACAGTGGAAATAagatgcacatacacatacccaCCCAGAATAGATGGCTGTGATAGCACAGTTGAGGAAACATTCTGGTTTACTATATTGCAGGGAAATGTGCCTGTGGATCTGAGAACACACTCTGGGTATGCAGGTCGAGTTGAGTACAGTTGTTATGAGAAGAGCTGCACTCTGAGaatcacagacctgagagagaGCGACTCAGCTGAGTACAAGTTTAGATTCATTATAGACCAAGAAGGTGGGAGATATACTGGTTCACCTGGAGTCACTTTGAGGGTCACAG GTCTCCAGGTGAAGACGGGCAGCTCAAAATCATATAAAACTCATACAAAGTCACAGCTAAGCTGTCACAGCAGTTGTTTACCCGATCAGACTTCCTACATCTGGTACGAGAATGGACGAAAAATTTCAAAAAGAAATTTTCTATCAGGCACCTTTTATTCTGTAAACAGTTATTCCTGTGCTGTAGAAGAACATGAGGATGTCCCGGCTCCTCCAGTTT gtggCCATGGTCATTCTTGCAACCGAGTGATTTACACCAACAGAAGGATCTGTGCCTTCAAAGGCTCATCAGTGAACATTTCTTGCATGTACAACAGTTATAAACCTATCAGATCTAAATTCTGGTTCAGTCCTGAACGTTCTCATCAGTGGCAGAGTCCTTCACAGCTTGAAGACCTTAGAGAAGAATCCCAGTATGCAGGTCGTGTTCAGGTCCTTGAAACAACCAGAATACGCTCCACTCTGAGAATCACTGACCTGACAGAGAGTGATTCAGCCGAATATCGTTTCAAATTCACAGCAGGAAACTTTGAATGGAGGAGTAGTTTACCTGGTACAACTCTGACTGTCACAG atttaaaggtgcaggtgATCTTGTCTCCTGCTGGTCCACAGCTGATTTGTTACAGCAGCTGTCTCACTGATCGTTCTCCCTTCATTTGGTACCAGAACGATGAGAAAATTCTAGAACAAACGTCTCCTTCTTATGCTGGATACGTCAATCCTGCAGACAGTTACTCCTGCGGCTATGAGGGTCACCGCTCTGTTCCAGTGT atgctccaaaacttcattttgtgtttatcaGTCCCATTGGTGACATTATGAGGGacagttcagtgactctgacctgtagcagtaatgctaacccagcagctaaatacacctggtacaaggagaATGGAGATCCAGACCTTCAACCTCTCAGTAAAGAACCACAGCTTgtcttcagctccatccagtCCTCTGACTCTGGAGAGTATTACTGTACAGCTGAGAACGAGCTGGGGAGGACAACCAAATCTGTCTTTGTCAATGTGCAAT ctgctcctcaggcctcctctgtgtcagtgagtccctctggtgagatagtggagggcagttcagtgactctgacctgcagcagtgatgctaacccagcagctaaatacacctggtacaaggagaACCAAGAAGTGCTTCAAGGACCAGAATTTCACTTCACTTCCATGagctctgaggacagagggatCTACTCCTGCAAGTCTGAGAATCAGTATGGAGGGATCAACTCTTCATCTGTCTCTATAGACGTCCAgt ATActccaaagcttccctctgtgtcagtgagtccctctgctgagatagtggagggcagttcagtgactctgacctgtagcagtgatgctaacccagcagctaaatacacctggtacaaggagaATGAAGACTCACCGAAAGCATCAGGACAGATCTTCACCATCACTGACTTCAGAGCCAAACACAGTGGGAATTATTACTGTGAAGCCGAGAACAGAAGAGGACGTCATAACTCCACCTTACAGCTGATTGTTGTAGCAG GTGCTGGGAAATCAGCAGCTATAGGAACGATCACTGTCATTCTCCTGCTTATCGTACTTCTCGCTGTCTTCATATGGATTAG aagaaaaaagtcCTTCACACAGCAGTCTAATGGTGATAAGAGACCCGACAACGGAGGACAG GTAAACCTGAGCCAAGTGTCTGCCAACCTGTCACAGAGACAGCCAGCAGAGCAGGAGGGTGACCTTCACTACGCCAGCGTCCACCTCTCTGTGAACCAGGAAGAAGCTCTCTACTCCAACATCAGACCAGCTCGGCTCCACAGACgaacagaggaagaggatgaggaggacggTGTTGACTACACTGTTGTCAAAACTTAA
- the LOC141003923 gene encoding B-cell receptor CD22-like, translated as MEIQTFILSVKNHSLSSAPSSPLTLENAPKLPSVSVSPSAEIVEGSSVTLTCSSDANPAAKYTWYKENQTLIQGPEGSYHFSSISSEDRGIYYCKSENQCGESNSSSLIIDVNYAPKLPSVSVSPSGEIIEGSTVNLTCSSDANPAANYTWYKENEDSPKASGQIFTITDVGFEHSGNYYCKAQNRRGDYNATLDLNVVAGAWRSIVAATVPAISLVILLTSVFLWITKKRAPKQTSEAGERPDNREQIQPAEQQVELDYTTVYFSNKQADPIYSNIRPAKPRRYKDKNNEGESVEYAAVTFNSASGGSRTRGLEATDEPAAVYSQINRFHKKHGQRNL; from the exons ATGGAGATCCAGACCTTCATCCTCTCAGTAAAGAACCACAGCTTgtcttcagctccatccagtCCTCTGACTCTGGAGA atgctccaaagcttccctctgtgtcagtgagtccctctgctgagatagtggagggcagttcagtgactctgacctgtagcagtgatgctaacccagcagctaaatacacctggtacaaggagaACCAAACACTGATTCAAGGACCAGAAGGCAGCTATCatttctcctccatcagctctgaggacagagggatCTACTACTGCAAGTCTGAGAATCAGTGTGGAGAGAGCAACTCTTCATCTCTAATTATAGACGTCAACT atgctccaaagcttccctctgtgtccGTGAGCCCCTCTGGTGAAATAATTGAAGGTAGTACAGTGaatctgacctgtagcagtgatgctaacccagcagctaattacacctggtacaaggagaATGAAGACTCACCAAAAGCTTCAGGACAGATCTTCACCATCACTGACGTCGGATTTGAGCACAGTGGGAATTACTATTGTAAAGCCCAGAACAGAAGAGGAGATTATAACGCCACCTTGGATCTGAATGTCGTGGCTG GAGCATGGAGATCAATAGTTGCTGCCACAGTTCCTGCCATTTCCCTCGTAATCCTACTCACCTCTGTCTTTCTATGGATCAC AAAGAAGAGGGCTCCCAAGCAAACCTCTGAGGCTGGAGAGAGACCAGACAACAGGGAGCAG ATACAAccagcagagcagcaggttGAATTAGACTATACCACTGTCTACTTCTCAAATAAACAAGCAGATCCCATCTACTCCAACATCAGACCAGCTAAGCCCCGAAGATACAAGGATAAAAATAATGAGGGAGAATCGGTCGAATATGCTGCTGTGACATTTAACAGTGCCAGTGGAGGCTCGAG AACCAGAGGTCTGGAAGCTACAGATGAGCCAGCTGCAGTGTACAGCCAAATCAACAGATTCCACAAAAAACATGGACAGAGGAATCTGTAG